Proteins from a single region of Deinococcus radiotolerans:
- a CDS encoding sensor histidine kinase, translating to MTSDARPPLDPLFRDGGELSVLMQHLDWDATPLGPPSTWPAALRTCVHLMLASRQPMYLAWTADLIALYNDAYRPILGADKHPAALGARTADIFGQDGYPGLKPVFDAALQGESAAFENLLVPLERYGYLEECYFDVSYTPVYVDQNVQGVFSSVTETTERVIAARRTRTLAALTAALLGATDPQGLVQAALTVAEDNPYDLPCLLLSGLSAHGPAHLAGATGLTDEQAASWHQEVRPWLHAGEECVAPVAPLCAGPWPEAVTQLVVLPLTPSGKPQALGVLALGLNPRKHLDEAYWDFLHLFSGQLTAALHATRLAADLQGQYAELDARTRALEAFEEWTWDLTIDLDPDELIGRAQARIGNLIPLDAAVYYEREGERWFVKRMRGEYGNAELQRAHEGGLPHETTGNLRVPFETGEPYYQDVYDQATDHLAPHMTHVTATAMLPLRTARGVRGIFGLAVFGRAGWSAVDRAVVETVGRSLSLALDRAEQVQDLARERERLARQAEALASANEELEAFTYSVSHDLRTPVRHIRSFSDLLRKSIGTDLNAKASRYLQVVDESATRMNTLIDAMLDLSRTSRQPLRAGVVDLGALVASVRSEVEVDALDRAMTWHVHSLPLVTGDHDLLRQVMLNLLSNALKYTRGREEAIVEVSAEERPDEWVISVRDNGAGFDARYQDKLFGVFQRLHRADEFEGTGVGLANVRRIISRHGGRVSAQGAPGQGATFGFTLPKTR from the coding sequence GGCAGCCCATGTACCTCGCGTGGACTGCCGACCTGATCGCGCTGTACAACGACGCCTACCGCCCCATCCTCGGCGCGGACAAGCACCCGGCCGCCCTGGGTGCCCGCACGGCCGACATCTTCGGCCAGGACGGGTACCCCGGCCTCAAACCCGTGTTCGACGCGGCCCTGCAGGGTGAGAGCGCCGCGTTCGAGAACCTGCTGGTCCCACTGGAGCGGTACGGTTACCTGGAAGAATGCTACTTCGACGTCAGCTACACCCCGGTGTACGTCGACCAGAACGTGCAGGGCGTGTTCTCATCGGTCACTGAAACCACCGAGCGGGTGATCGCCGCACGCCGCACCCGGACCCTGGCGGCACTTACCGCCGCCCTGCTCGGCGCGACCGATCCTCAGGGCCTCGTGCAGGCCGCCCTGACCGTCGCCGAGGACAACCCGTACGACCTGCCCTGTCTGCTGCTGTCCGGGCTGAGCGCCCACGGGCCAGCCCACCTAGCCGGCGCGACCGGATTGACGGATGAGCAGGCGGCGTCCTGGCATCAGGAAGTCCGGCCCTGGCTGCACGCGGGCGAGGAGTGTGTCGCTCCCGTGGCCCCCCTGTGCGCGGGGCCGTGGCCAGAAGCGGTCACGCAACTCGTGGTGCTCCCGCTGACGCCCTCCGGCAAGCCGCAGGCCCTCGGGGTGCTGGCTCTGGGACTGAACCCGCGCAAGCACCTTGACGAGGCGTACTGGGACTTCCTTCACCTGTTCAGCGGTCAACTCACGGCCGCCCTGCATGCCACGCGGCTCGCCGCTGACCTGCAGGGTCAGTATGCAGAGCTTGACGCGCGCACCCGCGCCCTGGAGGCGTTCGAGGAGTGGACCTGGGACCTGACCATCGACCTGGACCCGGATGAGCTGATCGGACGGGCCCAGGCCCGGATAGGCAACCTCATTCCACTGGACGCCGCCGTCTACTACGAGCGTGAAGGCGAGCGCTGGTTCGTGAAGCGGATGCGGGGTGAGTACGGCAACGCCGAGCTTCAGCGCGCGCACGAGGGAGGCCTGCCGCACGAGACGACGGGGAACCTTCGCGTTCCCTTTGAGACAGGCGAGCCGTACTACCAGGACGTCTACGATCAGGCCACCGATCATCTGGCGCCTCACATGACGCACGTGACGGCCACGGCCATGCTGCCCCTCCGCACAGCCCGGGGCGTGCGGGGCATCTTCGGTCTGGCGGTCTTCGGGCGCGCTGGCTGGTCAGCGGTTGACCGCGCGGTGGTCGAGACGGTGGGCCGTAGCCTGAGCCTGGCGCTGGACCGGGCCGAGCAGGTGCAGGACCTGGCGCGGGAACGTGAACGGCTGGCCAGACAGGCCGAGGCGCTGGCGAGCGCGAATGAGGAGCTCGAGGCGTTCACGTACAGCGTCTCGCACGACCTGCGGACCCCCGTGCGGCACATTCGGAGCTTCAGTGACCTGCTGCGCAAATCCATCGGGACGGACCTGAACGCCAAGGCCAGTCGGTACCTCCAGGTGGTCGATGAGTCGGCCACGCGGATGAACACCCTGATTGACGCGATGCTGGACCTCTCGCGCACCTCCCGCCAGCCCTTGCGTGCGGGAGTGGTGGACCTCGGAGCGCTGGTAGCGTCCGTGCGCAGCGAGGTGGAGGTCGATGCGCTGGACCGAGCCATGACGTGGCATGTTCACTCGTTACCTCTGGTCACCGGCGATCATGACCTGTTGCGGCAGGTGATGCTGAACCTGCTCTCCAACGCGTTGAAATACACGCGCGGTCGGGAGGAGGCGATCGTCGAAGTGAGTGCCGAGGAACGCCCGGACGAGTGGGTCATCTCCGTGCGGGACAACGGCGCGGGTTTCGATGCGCGGTATCAGGACAAACTCTTCGGTGTCTTCCAGCGCCTGCACCGGGCGGACGAGTTCGAGGGGACAGGGGTGGGCCTGGCAAACGTGCGCCGGATCATCTCCCGGCATGGCGGACGAGTGTCAGCGCAGGGCGCGCCTGGCCAAGGGGCGACGTTTGGATTCACGTTGCCCAAGACGCGCTGA